A region from the Marinobacter bohaiensis genome encodes:
- a CDS encoding DUF4382 domain-containing protein, producing MNKSLVQGFTVTALAAALAACGGSGSGGDDEATGIVSVGLTDAPVDDALEVNVTVTGVVLQPAGDGERRTFELDEPAYINLLDLQNGDVEALVTDEEVVAGEYSWMRLQLAEESIENFSVVLDNNGGEYALGVPSGQQRGLQTSGFTVPAGGTVNFTIDFDVRKSLAYRSGPGDYLLRPTLRLVDNAEVGTLTGSVDSTTLSTECADASTFAGNVYIHSGADVTPDDIGSGVEPLTVAPVDASTGENTFIAAFLPSGEYTVSYSCDLETQDADGFAVDDDVTFVGTQNATVNAGETTSVEIPAS from the coding sequence ATGAATAAGAGCTTGGTTCAGGGTTTTACAGTCACAGCGCTGGCAGCGGCCCTGGCCGCCTGCGGCGGCAGTGGCAGCGGCGGTGACGATGAGGCAACGGGGATCGTTTCCGTCGGCCTGACCGACGCACCGGTCGACGACGCGCTGGAAGTCAATGTCACCGTAACCGGAGTGGTCCTCCAGCCGGCGGGCGACGGCGAACGCCGCACCTTCGAGCTGGATGAGCCGGCGTATATCAACCTGCTGGATCTTCAGAACGGAGACGTGGAAGCGCTGGTCACCGACGAGGAAGTCGTAGCCGGCGAGTACAGCTGGATGCGGCTGCAACTGGCCGAGGAAAGCATCGAAAACTTCTCGGTAGTACTGGACAACAACGGCGGCGAATACGCGCTGGGCGTTCCGTCCGGGCAGCAACGCGGACTGCAGACCTCTGGCTTCACCGTGCCGGCCGGCGGCACCGTCAACTTCACCATCGACTTTGACGTGCGCAAGTCGTTGGCCTACCGCAGCGGCCCGGGCGACTACCTGCTCCGCCCGACGCTGCGTCTGGTGGACAACGCTGAAGTTGGCACGCTCACAGGCTCGGTCGACAGCACGACGCTATCCACCGAATGCGCAGACGCATCAACATTTGCAGGCAACGTGTACATCCACAGTGGCGCCGACGTCACACCGGACGATATCGGCAGCGGGGTGGAACCGCTGACCGTAGCCCCGGTGGATGCCAGCACAGGTGAAAATACCTTCATCGCGGCTTTCCTCCCGTCCGGCGAATACACCGTCAGTTACAGCTGCGACCTGGAAACCCAGGACGCCGACGGCTTCGCGGTTGACGACGACGTGACCTTTGTCGGCACGCAGAACGCCACGGTGAACGCGGGCGAAACGACCTCCGTCGAGATTCCCGCCTCCTAA
- the dksA gene encoding RNA polymerase-binding protein DksA yields MPNTEEKARERFTNFTPYEMKKGEEYMSDDMLEHFRQLLLKWKQELMEEVDRTMHHMQEDAANYADPSDRATQEEEFSLELRTRDRERKLIKKIDQTIDRIDKDDYGFCDQCGVEIGTRRLEARPTATLCIDCKTLAEIRERQTGI; encoded by the coding sequence ATGCCGAACACCGAAGAAAAAGCCCGCGAGCGGTTTACCAACTTCACGCCCTATGAAATGAAGAAGGGCGAGGAGTACATGAGCGACGACATGCTGGAGCATTTCCGCCAGCTGTTGCTCAAGTGGAAACAGGAGCTGATGGAGGAAGTGGACCGCACCATGCATCACATGCAGGAAGATGCGGCCAACTACGCCGACCCCAGCGACCGGGCGACTCAGGAAGAGGAATTCAGTCTGGAGCTGCGCACCCGCGACCGCGAGCGCAAGCTGATCAAGAAGATCGACCAGACCATTGATCGTATCGACAAGGACGATTACGGATTCTGCGACCAGTGCGGCGTTGAGATCGGCACCCGCCGCCTTGAGGCGCGTCCGACGGCAACGCTCTGCATCGACTGCAAGACGCTGGCGGAAATCCGCGAGCGTCAGACCGGGATCTGA
- the gluQRS gene encoding tRNA glutamyl-Q(34) synthetase GluQRS, protein MTSTYRGRFAPSPTGPLHFGSLVTGLASYLDARSRGGSWLVRIEDLDPLREPADASDRILASLEAHALRWDESVRFQSRRHDAYADTIRQLLEHRMAYRCTCSRKELAANAGHHPNLCRERTSVPSTPYAVRLRLDDSTVGWMDRHMGPQAQVLKAERDDPVLQRKEGFYAYQLAVVVDDIDQGITDIVRGSDLLDTTGAQIRLYDLLRAPQPHYLHIPVIVNADGQKLSKQTHAPALDDHRPGANLLQALRALGQRPPDELPANEPDAILEWAVAHWSPADLPADCGTAPA, encoded by the coding sequence ATGACTTCGACCTATCGGGGCCGGTTTGCGCCATCGCCAACCGGTCCGCTTCATTTTGGCTCCCTGGTCACCGGCCTGGCGAGCTACCTCGACGCCCGCAGCCGCGGAGGCTCCTGGCTGGTGCGCATCGAGGATCTCGACCCCCTGCGTGAACCCGCTGACGCCAGCGACCGTATCCTCGCCAGCCTGGAAGCCCACGCCCTGCGCTGGGACGAATCCGTGCGCTTCCAGTCCCGACGCCACGACGCCTACGCCGATACCATCAGGCAACTGCTCGAGCACCGAATGGCCTACCGCTGCACCTGTTCACGCAAGGAACTGGCCGCCAACGCCGGACACCATCCCAACCTCTGCCGTGAACGCACGTCGGTGCCCTCAACGCCTTATGCAGTGCGCCTCAGGCTGGACGACAGCACCGTCGGCTGGATGGACCGACACATGGGCCCGCAGGCCCAGGTACTCAAGGCCGAACGCGACGATCCGGTGCTGCAGCGCAAGGAAGGTTTCTACGCCTATCAGTTGGCGGTGGTGGTGGACGACATCGACCAGGGCATCACCGACATCGTGCGCGGTTCCGATCTGCTCGACACCACCGGCGCCCAGATCCGTCTGTACGACCTGCTCCGTGCGCCGCAACCGCACTACCTGCACATTCCGGTGATCGTCAACGCCGACGGCCAGAAGCTGAGCAAGCAGACCCATGCGCCCGCCCTGGACGACCACCGGCCCGGTGCGAACCTGCTGCAAGCCCTGCGCGCCCTGGGCCAGAGGCCGCCAGACGAGCTCCCGGCGAACGAGCCTGACGCCATCCTCGAGTGGGCCGTCGCGCACTGGTCCCCCGCCGACCTGCCGGCGGACTGTGGCACCGCTCCGGCCTGA
- a CDS encoding tetratricopeptide repeat protein, translating to MHKRLLTGLCLSATLLAGCASGPGGPIYVPAGGSDQAPEPPTTDTGSGTTTTPQASQPEAEPESTEPSRPAPGYQDESEALSPAAVSLVQKADAMLAEGDTRGAISQLERAQRISPRSGRVYFKLAYAYKVEGRLGAAEQFALKGLSLSGSDTGLQRTGWHLLADIRRDSGNVAGAEQAEARAAAL from the coding sequence ATGCATAAACGACTGCTGACCGGTCTCTGCCTGAGTGCCACCCTGCTGGCGGGGTGTGCCAGCGGACCGGGAGGTCCCATCTACGTGCCCGCGGGCGGCAGCGACCAGGCCCCGGAGCCGCCCACCACCGACACGGGCAGCGGCACGACCACGACACCGCAGGCGTCTCAGCCCGAGGCGGAACCGGAATCCACGGAACCGAGCCGACCCGCGCCGGGTTACCAGGATGAGAGCGAAGCCCTGTCTCCGGCGGCCGTCAGCCTGGTGCAGAAAGCCGACGCCATGCTCGCCGAGGGCGACACCCGCGGAGCGATCAGCCAACTGGAACGGGCCCAGCGTATTTCGCCGCGCTCCGGTCGTGTCTACTTCAAGCTGGCCTACGCTTACAAGGTGGAAGGGCGCTTGGGTGCGGCGGAACAGTTTGCCCTGAAAGGGCTGTCGTTGTCCGGCTCGGACACCGGGCTGCAGCGGACCGGCTGGCACCTGCTGGCGGACATCCGCCGGGATTCCGGCAACGTCGCCGGAGCGGAACAGGCTGAGGCCCGCGCCGCCGCGTTGTAA
- the sfsA gene encoding DNA/RNA nuclease SfsA, with protein MEFPSPLIEGRLIRRYKRFLADVVLADGSEVTAHCPNTGSMLGCQPPDARVWLSESQDPKRKLKYTWELVETAPGELALINTARPNRQVRSAIEAGLIPALGGYARLRSEVRYGAEKSRIDLHLSGHPEHADAWVEVKNVTLGEAGRGYFPDAVTTRGQKHLRELMAQAAAGERAVLFFCVNHTGVASVAPADHIDPEYGRLLREAVAAGVEVLAWRAELSPVSLALASPLPVILD; from the coding sequence ATGGAATTCCCGTCGCCGCTGATCGAGGGGCGTCTGATCAGGCGTTACAAGCGCTTCCTGGCCGATGTGGTGTTGGCGGATGGCTCGGAAGTAACGGCTCACTGCCCCAACACCGGCTCGATGCTGGGCTGTCAGCCGCCCGACGCCCGCGTCTGGCTGAGCGAGAGCCAGGACCCCAAACGCAAGCTCAAGTACACCTGGGAGCTGGTCGAGACGGCGCCGGGCGAGCTGGCGCTGATCAACACCGCGCGGCCCAACCGCCAGGTCCGGTCCGCCATCGAGGCAGGGCTGATCCCGGCGCTGGGCGGTTATGCCCGCCTGCGCAGCGAGGTGCGTTACGGGGCGGAGAAGAGTCGCATTGACCTGCACCTGTCCGGTCACCCGGAGCATGCCGACGCCTGGGTGGAGGTCAAGAACGTCACGCTCGGCGAGGCGGGACGCGGCTATTTCCCGGACGCGGTGACCACCCGCGGTCAGAAGCACCTGCGCGAGCTGATGGCCCAGGCCGCGGCTGGCGAGCGCGCGGTCCTGTTTTTCTGCGTCAATCACACGGGCGTGGCATCGGTGGCGCCGGCGGACCATATCGATCCGGAGTACGGACGTCTGCTGCGTGAGGCCGTGGCCGCGGGTGTGGAGGTGCTGGCCTGGCGGGCCGAACTGAGCCCGGTGAGTCTGGCCCTGGCCTCGCCGCTGCCGGTGATCCTGGATTAA
- a CDS encoding Rieske (2Fe-2S) protein, translating into MGDTGTIELDDDLADNECRQFNLPDDSSGFVIRHRGHVYAYRNLCPHLGIELNWLPDQFMDPDHCFIQCANHGALFTVDDGHCIAGPCAGDQLTPLALERNRGRLIIRV; encoded by the coding sequence ATGGGGGACACTGGCACCATCGAACTGGACGACGATCTGGCGGATAACGAGTGCCGCCAGTTCAACCTGCCCGATGACAGCAGCGGCTTCGTCATCCGCCACCGCGGGCACGTCTACGCCTACCGCAACCTTTGCCCGCACCTGGGCATCGAGCTGAACTGGCTGCCCGACCAGTTCATGGATCCCGACCACTGCTTCATCCAGTGCGCCAACCACGGCGCGCTGTTCACCGTGGACGACGGCCACTGCATCGCCGGCCCCTGCGCCGGTGACCAGCTCACTCCCCTGGCGCTGGAGCGCAACCGGGGCCGCCTGATCATCCGGGTTTAA
- a CDS encoding pentapeptide repeat-containing protein — protein sequence MEDPMEHVVRAIDHPLYQTLRDEDVPAFNDARGRVDALPSFAHGDFRGLDLRGLDARDLDLSHAYFRGADLRGIDFSDCQLEGASIAGAQISGCLFPRALHADEIVMSLNHGTRMRYNMMK from the coding sequence ATGGAAGATCCAATGGAGCACGTGGTCCGGGCGATCGATCACCCGCTGTACCAGACCCTGCGCGACGAGGATGTCCCCGCGTTCAACGACGCCCGGGGCCGGGTCGACGCGCTGCCCAGTTTCGCCCACGGCGATTTCCGCGGCCTCGACCTGCGCGGGCTCGACGCCCGCGATCTGGACCTGAGCCACGCCTATTTCCGCGGTGCCGACCTGCGTGGTATCGATTTCAGCGACTGCCAACTGGAAGGCGCCAGCATTGCCGGCGCCCAGATCTCCGGGTGCCTGTTTCCGCGCGCCCTGCACGCGGACGAGATTGTGATGTCTCTGAACCACGGTACCCGCATGCGCTACAACATGATGAAGTAG
- a CDS encoding DUF4382 domain-containing protein, protein MRRQIWAGLTVAGLALSLAGCEWWFSFGSDDDDDEGRLTLALADAPIDDLTALTVTVLGVELKPVGDDSVTFVDDAPREIDLLSLQNGTTATLIDDEDVPADDYDWVRLILSDDGDAHTAEGRDGGTYSVVVPASFESGLRVDADFSLDEGDAISLTLDFDVRRSLYASSGVAADYELRPTLRLVENGDVGAIVGTVDSSTLIQTACDSPQDYAGLVYVYEGGNVTPNDLGGVPEPMVTAVVSDADNPGTYTYYAGLLPAGDYTVSYSCDRDDLEVDESLSFRVPVSVAVRAGVERELNLDGT, encoded by the coding sequence ATGCGCAGACAGATCTGGGCAGGGCTGACGGTAGCCGGGCTGGCACTGTCCCTCGCCGGCTGCGAGTGGTGGTTCAGTTTCGGCAGCGACGACGATGACGACGAAGGCCGCCTGACGCTGGCGCTGGCGGACGCTCCCATCGATGACCTGACCGCCCTGACGGTGACCGTGCTGGGCGTTGAGCTCAAGCCCGTCGGTGACGACAGCGTTACATTTGTCGACGACGCCCCACGCGAGATTGACCTGCTGTCCCTGCAGAACGGCACCACGGCAACGTTGATCGACGACGAGGACGTGCCGGCCGATGACTACGACTGGGTGCGGCTGATCCTCAGCGACGACGGCGATGCCCATACGGCGGAGGGCAGGGACGGCGGCACCTATTCGGTCGTGGTGCCGGCCAGTTTCGAGTCCGGATTGCGTGTGGACGCCGACTTCAGCCTCGACGAGGGCGATGCCATCTCATTGACCCTGGATTTCGACGTGCGCCGGTCGCTATATGCGTCCTCCGGCGTCGCCGCGGACTATGAGCTTCGTCCAACGTTGCGGCTGGTCGAGAACGGTGACGTTGGCGCCATCGTCGGCACGGTGGACAGCTCCACGCTGATCCAGACGGCATGCGATAGCCCCCAGGATTACGCCGGTCTGGTGTACGTCTACGAGGGCGGGAACGTCACGCCCAATGACCTCGGCGGTGTGCCCGAGCCCATGGTGACGGCGGTCGTCAGCGATGCGGACAATCCGGGGACCTATACCTATTATGCCGGGCTGCTGCCTGCCGGGGACTATACGGTCAGTTACAGCTGCGACCGGGATGATCTGGAGGTGGACGAGTCCCTGTCCTTTCGGGTGCCGGTTTCCGTGGCGGTACGCGCCGGTGTCGAGCGCGAACTCAATCTGGATGGAACTTAG
- the mrcB gene encoding penicillin-binding protein 1B, giving the protein MAKSSPKRRSSGRAKKKNTRKQPSGGGFKSTLWRFSWRVGLVGLVVLAGWTVWLDVVVTSKFEGRRWEIPSRVYARPLELYDGAPVTTSGLSNELKQLGYTPVRSAREPGTYSRNGRTFEIYTRRFQFPDGKEPARRLRFSISDDRVGQFRVTSGQNSPVVRLDPVQIGGIYPAHKEDRVLIQLDQAPPYFETALLATEDRDFYEHWGVAPLSIARAMWANLQAGRVVQGGSTLTQQLVKNLYLSREQTLVRKGNEAIMAMLLELHYGKKEILQTYLNEVYLGQAGPRSIHGFGLASQFYFGESFSDLDLHEVALLVAIIKGPSYYDPRRHPERALRRRNLVLDMLADTGQVPADAIDRARQKGLDLVAKPSYSNARYPAYLDLVRRHLAREYKDEDLQSEGLRIFTTLNPEIQRVTENAVERTLENIEKGRGQEDLEAATVVTSRDSGEVLALVGGRDPKFAGFNRAVDARRPIGSLIKPFIYLTALSEPDKYTLITPIKDEPFSLVFDDGRRWEPQNYEREAHGQVPLHRALAKSYNLATVRVGLDVGVDAVIDNLHKLGVNDPIQDYPSMLLGAVNLSPVDVASLYQSLATSGFNTPLRTIREVTTAGGESLTRYGLAVDQVVDPAAVHLVQYAMQEVMREGTGRSAYRYLSSDLGLAGKTGTTNDGRDSWFAGFSGDLVTVTWVGRDDNGPTNLTGATGALPVWANVMAQIPQYGFSPIVPSDVKYHWVDGERQALTQDSCSDARFVPFIVGSEPTDTVNCSGDITDRVRSWFEGIF; this is encoded by the coding sequence ATGGCTAAATCATCCCCCAAGCGCCGCTCCAGCGGCCGAGCGAAGAAGAAAAACACGCGCAAGCAGCCCTCCGGCGGCGGTTTCAAATCCACTCTCTGGCGCTTCAGTTGGCGCGTTGGCCTGGTCGGACTCGTGGTCCTGGCGGGCTGGACCGTCTGGCTGGACGTGGTGGTGACCTCGAAGTTCGAGGGACGACGTTGGGAGATCCCGTCACGGGTATACGCGCGGCCTCTGGAACTCTACGACGGTGCGCCGGTGACCACCAGCGGGCTGAGTAATGAACTCAAGCAACTGGGCTACACCCCGGTACGGTCGGCCCGGGAGCCGGGAACATACAGCCGCAACGGCCGCACGTTCGAAATCTACACCCGCCGCTTCCAGTTCCCGGACGGAAAGGAACCGGCGCGGCGCCTGCGCTTTTCCATCAGCGATGACCGGGTGGGCCAGTTCCGGGTGACCAGCGGGCAAAACTCGCCGGTGGTGCGGCTGGACCCGGTGCAGATCGGCGGCATCTACCCGGCCCACAAGGAAGACCGGGTGCTGATCCAGCTCGATCAGGCACCGCCTTACTTCGAGACCGCCCTGCTGGCGACCGAAGACCGGGATTTCTACGAGCACTGGGGTGTGGCGCCGCTGTCCATCGCCCGCGCCATGTGGGCCAACCTCCAGGCCGGCCGCGTGGTGCAGGGCGGCAGTACCCTGACCCAGCAGTTGGTCAAGAACCTCTATCTCAGCCGCGAGCAGACCCTGGTGCGCAAGGGCAACGAAGCGATCATGGCGATGTTGCTGGAGCTGCACTACGGCAAGAAAGAGATTCTCCAGACCTATCTCAACGAGGTGTACCTGGGGCAGGCGGGACCACGCTCCATTCACGGCTTCGGGCTGGCCAGCCAGTTCTATTTCGGCGAATCGTTCTCCGACCTCGACCTGCACGAAGTGGCCCTGCTGGTGGCCATCATCAAAGGCCCGAGCTATTACGACCCGCGCCGCCATCCCGAGCGGGCGCTGCGTCGTCGCAACCTGGTGCTGGACATGCTGGCGGACACTGGTCAGGTGCCGGCGGACGCCATCGACCGGGCGCGGCAGAAAGGGCTGGACCTGGTGGCCAAACCGTCCTACAGCAACGCCCGCTATCCGGCCTACCTGGATCTGGTGCGCCGCCATCTGGCGCGGGAGTACAAGGACGAGGATCTGCAGAGCGAGGGCCTGCGGATCTTCACCACGCTCAACCCCGAGATCCAGCGTGTGACGGAAAACGCCGTGGAGCGCACCCTTGAAAACATCGAGAAAGGGCGTGGGCAGGAAGACCTGGAAGCGGCCACCGTGGTGACGTCCCGCGACAGCGGCGAAGTGCTGGCGCTGGTGGGCGGTCGCGATCCCAAGTTTGCCGGATTCAACCGCGCGGTCGATGCCCGGCGTCCCATTGGCTCGCTGATCAAACCGTTCATCTACCTGACCGCGCTCAGTGAGCCGGACAAGTACACCTTGATCACCCCGATCAAGGACGAGCCGTTCTCGCTGGTGTTCGACGATGGCCGTCGCTGGGAACCGCAGAATTACGAGCGCGAAGCGCACGGGCAAGTCCCGCTGCACCGGGCGCTGGCCAAATCCTATAACCTGGCGACCGTGCGCGTTGGCCTCGACGTGGGCGTGGATGCGGTGATCGATAACCTGCACAAGCTGGGAGTAAACGACCCGATCCAGGACTATCCTTCGATGTTGCTCGGGGCCGTCAACCTGTCGCCGGTGGACGTGGCGTCGCTGTACCAGAGTCTGGCCACCTCCGGCTTCAATACGCCGCTGCGCACCATCCGCGAAGTGACCACCGCCGGCGGCGAGAGTCTGACCCGATACGGGCTGGCGGTGGATCAGGTGGTGGATCCGGCGGCGGTGCATCTGGTGCAATACGCCATGCAGGAAGTGATGCGTGAGGGTACCGGCCGCTCCGCGTATCGTTATCTGTCCAGCGACCTGGGGCTGGCCGGTAAGACCGGCACCACCAACGACGGGCGTGACAGCTGGTTTGCCGGCTTCAGCGGCGATCTGGTGACGGTGACCTGGGTGGGGCGCGACGACAACGGTCCGACCAACCTGACCGGGGCCACCGGTGCGCTGCCGGTCTGGGCCAATGTGATGGCGCAGATTCCCCAGTACGGTTTCTCGCCCATTGTGCCGTCGGACGTGAAATACCATTGGGTGGATGGCGAGCGGCAGGCGCTGACTCAGGATTCCTGCAGCGACGCCCGCTTCGTGCCCTTTATCGTGGGCAGTGAGCCGACCGATACCGTTAATTGCTCCGGCGACATCACCGATCGCGTGCGGAGCTGGTTTGAAGGAATTTTCTGA
- a CDS encoding bifunctional aminoglycoside phosphotransferase/ATP-binding protein translates to MSSELIKALQDPARYDHPASGFQVLETHISWVILTGSHAYKIKKPMDFGFLDFSTLERRRHFCEEEVRLNRRLAPALYEDVVAITGSPEAPELNGAGEPFEYAIRMRQFDQANLLDAIQERGELSAEAMKDLARQTAAFHRDLPPVAEDKPLGTPEAVYAAMQENFDQIRPLLDDAGLLKQVDALEGWTRDTFERLKPLVAERRANGFVRECHGDLHLSNITYYEGEITVFDCIEFNEPFRWIDVINDLAFLLMDLESRGEHRLANDVLNTYLEYSGDFDGLPLLSLYKAYRAMVRAKIALFTLGNPDLDDAEKARLLDTYRSYAELADSYGACPNPYLLATAGLSGSGKTVISGGLARELDLIRLRSDVERKRLFGLDPLASSRSGIGQDMYSPEANQRTYDRLVELASRLLSAGLPVIVDAASLRVAERQRFAGLAEELGMPFLLVDCIAPEELRRKWVRERAADASEATEALLEEQKKWVEQLTEEERSHTVYVHTEEDRVAEGLADRIRAHFGQPL, encoded by the coding sequence GTGAGCAGCGAGCTGATCAAGGCCCTTCAGGATCCCGCACGTTATGACCATCCGGCCAGCGGCTTCCAGGTCCTGGAAACCCATATTTCCTGGGTCATCCTGACCGGCTCCCACGCCTACAAGATCAAGAAGCCCATGGATTTCGGTTTCCTTGATTTCTCCACCCTGGAGCGCCGTCGCCACTTCTGCGAAGAGGAAGTCCGCCTCAATCGCCGCCTGGCTCCCGCACTCTATGAAGACGTGGTGGCCATCACCGGCTCACCGGAAGCCCCGGAGCTGAACGGTGCCGGCGAGCCTTTCGAGTACGCCATCCGCATGCGCCAGTTCGACCAGGCCAACCTGCTCGACGCCATCCAGGAACGCGGTGAGCTGTCCGCCGAGGCCATGAAGGACCTGGCGCGCCAGACCGCGGCCTTCCACAGGGATCTGCCGCCGGTCGCCGAGGACAAGCCACTGGGCACGCCGGAAGCCGTCTACGCGGCCATGCAGGAGAACTTCGACCAGATCCGCCCGCTGCTCGACGACGCCGGCCTGCTCAAGCAGGTGGATGCCCTGGAAGGCTGGACCCGCGACACCTTCGAGCGCCTCAAGCCGCTGGTCGCCGAACGTCGTGCCAACGGGTTTGTACGTGAGTGCCACGGCGACCTGCATCTGTCGAACATTACCTATTACGAAGGCGAGATCACGGTCTTCGACTGCATCGAATTCAACGAGCCGTTCCGCTGGATCGACGTCATCAACGACCTCGCCTTCCTGCTCATGGACCTGGAGTCCCGGGGGGAACACCGCCTGGCGAACGACGTCCTCAATACATACCTGGAATACAGCGGCGACTTCGACGGCCTGCCGCTGCTGTCGCTCTACAAGGCCTATCGGGCCATGGTTCGGGCCAAGATCGCCCTGTTCACCCTGGGCAATCCGGATCTGGACGACGCCGAGAAGGCGCGCCTGCTGGACACCTATCGCAGCTACGCCGAGCTGGCGGACAGCTACGGCGCCTGCCCCAACCCCTACCTGCTGGCGACGGCCGGATTGTCGGGCAGCGGCAAGACCGTGATCAGCGGCGGCCTGGCGCGGGAACTGGACCTCATCCGGCTGCGCTCCGACGTGGAGCGCAAGCGCCTGTTCGGGCTTGATCCGCTGGCCAGCAGCCGTTCCGGTATCGGCCAGGACATGTACAGCCCCGAGGCCAACCAGCGCACCTACGACCGGCTCGTCGAACTGGCATCCAGACTGCTCAGCGCCGGCCTGCCGGTGATCGTCGACGCCGCCAGCCTGCGCGTCGCCGAACGGCAGCGCTTCGCCGGTCTGGCCGAGGAGCTTGGCATGCCCTTCCTGCTGGTAGACTGCATCGCTCCGGAAGAACTGCGTCGCAAATGGGTGCGAGAGCGCGCCGCCGACGCCTCCGAAGCCACCGAGGCCCTGCTGGAAGAGCAGAAAAAGTGGGTCGAACAGTTGACCGAGGAAGAGCGCTCCCACACGGTGTACGTCCATACCGAGGAAGACCGTGTCGCCGAAGGTCTCGCCGACCGGATCCGGGCGCATTTCGGCCAGCCCCTGTAA